From one Bradyrhizobium sp. Ash2021 genomic stretch:
- a CDS encoding cob(I)yrinic acid a,c-diamide adenosyltransferase, with protein sequence MVVLNRIYTRTGDDGTTALGSGERRPKYDLRVSAYGTVDETNAAIGVVRLHLKDARELDTMLGLIQNDLFDLGADLAVPQRDGKAERLRMLSSQVERLEHDIDGLNARLSPLTSFVLPGGTPAAAYLHLARTICRRAERMMVELAAKPDEPVSEPAIQYMNRLSDFLFVASRAMNDNGAGDVLWVPGQNR encoded by the coding sequence ATGGTCGTGCTCAACCGAATCTATACGCGAACCGGCGATGACGGCACCACGGCGCTCGGCAGTGGCGAGCGCCGTCCGAAATATGATCTGCGCGTCAGCGCCTATGGCACCGTGGACGAGACCAACGCCGCGATCGGCGTGGTGCGGCTGCATCTGAAGGACGCGCGCGAGCTCGATACCATGCTGGGCCTGATCCAGAACGATCTGTTCGATCTTGGCGCCGATCTCGCGGTGCCCCAGCGCGACGGCAAGGCGGAGCGGTTGCGCATGCTGTCGAGCCAGGTCGAACGGCTCGAGCACGATATCGATGGCCTGAACGCGCGGTTGTCGCCCCTGACCTCTTTTGTTCTGCCCGGCGGTACCCCGGCAGCCGCATATCTGCATCTCGCCCGCACCATATGTCGCAGGGCGGAACGGATGATGGTGGAACTCGCGGCCAAGCCGGACGAGCCCGTCAGCGAGCCCGCCATCCAGTATATGAACCGGCTGTCGGACTTCCTGTTTGTCGCCAGCCGCGCCATGAACGATAATGGCGCCGGAGACGTGTTGTGGGTGCCCGGCCAGAACCGCTAA